A genomic region of uncultured Roseibium sp. contains the following coding sequences:
- a CDS encoding glutathione S-transferase family protein: MIESAEETVGPAGQGVYRLHGAPDNANFVVRMVLEELGARYEYVSVDRAAGEQKSEEYRKLNPQGLIPVLEMPGQDAVTFETGAILLMLSERHRSLAPAPGSSGRGRFLKWLFFLSNTLHADLRISFKPHRYMPDKACMPDLNAALRSRIDASFSLLEQELDACGGPFLLGAGLSCLDFYLAACARWAQIYGTCGVWPADRSPRLFKLLEQLEARPSVQRACQLELIEGAPFTAPSPVAFAREK, encoded by the coding sequence GCCAATTTCGTCGTCCGGATGGTCCTCGAAGAGCTCGGTGCACGCTACGAATACGTCTCCGTCGACAGGGCCGCGGGCGAGCAGAAGTCGGAAGAGTACCGGAAGCTCAATCCGCAGGGGTTGATTCCCGTGCTGGAAATGCCGGGGCAGGACGCGGTGACATTTGAAACCGGGGCCATCCTCCTGATGCTTTCGGAGCGGCATCGCTCTCTGGCTCCTGCACCGGGTTCGTCCGGGCGCGGCAGGTTCCTGAAGTGGCTGTTTTTTCTCTCCAACACGCTTCATGCGGATCTGCGCATCTCCTTCAAGCCGCACCGCTACATGCCCGACAAAGCGTGCATGCCTGATCTCAACGCGGCGCTCCGGAGCCGCATCGATGCAAGTTTTTCTCTTCTGGAGCAAGAGCTTGATGCATGCGGGGGACCGTTCCTGCTGGGGGCGGGTCTCAGCTGTCTCGACTTCTACCTGGCGGCCTGCGCGCGCTGGGCGCAGATCTATGGCACATGCGGGGTTTGGCCCGCTGACCGGTCTCCCCGGCTTTTCAAGCTTCTCGAGCAGCTGGAAGCCCGCCCGTCGGTTCAAAGGGCGTGCCAGCTTGAGCTGATCGAAGGCGCGCCCTTTACGGCGCCTTCGCCGGTGGCGTTCGCGCGGGAGAAATGA
- a CDS encoding AbrB family transcriptional regulator, translated as MTNSTVAKLLLTILLAAGGGATFHVLGLPAAWLSGAMVFVAVATLAGVPTVMPDRLRDALFVVIGVSMGAGVRPDVVERIGDWPVSMALLLVVVVCVTFAGYAVLHFGAKWSRETAFFGAIPGALNYVIALATDRGADLPRIASSQSLRLFVLVAILPFAVVSTSGTLEGEGEAIVVSTWFEILIGLPLCLLASLIAQKLNVPGGLMTGAFFMSAGLNASGAWTLVLPAYLVVPCFVMMGAMIGCRFANMTVRQFVSVLGASIAAFSAAFLMSILGAWIVSSLVDIPFGQALLAYAPGGLEVMTLLAFMLDLDPAFVAAHQIARFTGMVLLLPLITALVLGKSSR; from the coding sequence ATGACAAACTCGACCGTGGCAAAACTCCTGCTGACGATCCTGCTCGCGGCAGGTGGCGGCGCTACCTTCCATGTACTCGGACTGCCCGCTGCGTGGTTGTCCGGGGCCATGGTCTTTGTTGCGGTCGCAACGCTTGCAGGCGTTCCGACCGTGATGCCGGACCGGCTACGCGATGCCCTGTTCGTCGTGATCGGCGTATCGATGGGCGCCGGTGTCCGCCCGGACGTCGTGGAGCGGATCGGGGACTGGCCGGTCTCAATGGCGCTTCTGCTCGTTGTCGTTGTCTGCGTCACGTTCGCAGGCTACGCGGTTCTTCATTTCGGGGCCAAGTGGTCGCGGGAAACGGCCTTTTTCGGGGCGATCCCGGGCGCGCTCAACTACGTGATCGCACTGGCCACCGACCGGGGAGCGGATCTGCCCCGGATCGCGTCGAGCCAGTCGCTCCGGCTTTTCGTGCTCGTGGCGATCCTGCCTTTCGCGGTGGTCTCGACCAGCGGAACACTGGAGGGCGAGGGGGAGGCGATCGTTGTGTCCACCTGGTTTGAAATCCTCATCGGCCTGCCGCTTTGCCTGCTTGCCAGCCTGATCGCCCAGAAGCTCAATGTGCCGGGTGGCCTGATGACGGGAGCCTTTTTCATGAGCGCCGGGCTGAACGCATCCGGGGCCTGGACGCTGGTCCTGCCGGCCTATCTCGTTGTGCCCTGTTTCGTGATGATGGGCGCGATGATCGGGTGCCGTTTCGCCAACATGACGGTCCGCCAGTTCGTCAGCGTTCTCGGCGCCTCTATCGCGGCCTTCAGCGCTGCCTTTCTGATGTCCATACTGGGCGCCTGGATCGTATCCTCGCTGGTGGACATTCCCTTCGGACAGGCACTTCTCGCCTATGCTCCGGGCGGCCTTGAGGTCATGACGCTGCTGGCATTCATGCTCGATCTGGATCCGGCCTTCGTTGCCGCTCACCAGATTGCAAGATTTACGGGGATGGTGCTGTTGCTGCCGCTGATCACGGCGCTCGTGCTGGGAAAAAGCTCCAGGTGA
- a CDS encoding HAMP domain-containing methyl-accepting chemotaxis protein, protein MAWFYNMRLTQKLLLAFGTLLVLMLFLGGKSAMMFHTLDQEFTEFTEHGNALAAATDVTQAFSHMEIKAIEYVENSSDDKLQAVDTAHTNVVMQIDEKIKKLHVPEEIERLEDARKHLEIYWKNFQKVAHERALQKDIVDNSLHKAGDKLQDEIVTVFKHKQEQDSKNGKPSETVELVTDAVIHLLIARDHANRFIYSGMESELDYALSEIDRVKKDLTSDAMAKLDGEDKQLVDDALKQIEVYVSALNEFRTLEKDIRHLEHDVMFAEAKIVADDLAAIKQFAIDAEHKLEAKVHAQTASSILFSVGGTAIGFVIGLAAAIMLGRMISRPINGLARTMEDLSHNRLETEIAAAKGRDEIAEMTRAVMVFRDGLVERQTMREQQEKNRETSNRRRDELDQMIGIFGNTIRGIFQRMSHSSTEMSETAETLTQTSDNSTNQATVLDKEASDTSSMVATVSSAAEELISSIQEIRRNADHSAEIAARASDRAEETKSNFTELVTASDQITSVVDLIREIADQTNLLALNATIEAARAGEAGKGFAVVASEVKELAAQTSRATGEISNQVGAVQRTAQSAEQSIGEIYGTVREINDVATSIASSVTQQESATSEIARSMETVSSSAARVRDSVSVMRQNSEDTANSSKLVKDGSSVVYDEAVLLGDEVETFLDAIGNRGDDETYRIYDVHWPATLTFGDKQVAASAVKISSANCMINVRIDVMPGTRVTFECAELSSPIEARVAVSEGDTTTLQFPLNLDHIADLRMQLEERALAPAA, encoded by the coding sequence GTGGCCTGGTTTTACAATATGCGGCTGACGCAGAAGCTTCTGCTCGCCTTCGGTACATTACTTGTCCTGATGCTCTTTCTCGGCGGAAAATCCGCCATGATGTTCCACACCCTGGATCAGGAATTCACCGAATTCACCGAACACGGCAATGCGCTTGCCGCCGCGACAGACGTCACCCAAGCCTTCTCCCACATGGAGATCAAGGCAATCGAATACGTCGAGAATTCATCGGACGACAAGCTTCAGGCGGTCGACACCGCGCACACGAACGTGGTGATGCAGATCGACGAAAAGATCAAGAAGCTGCATGTGCCGGAAGAGATCGAGCGCCTCGAAGACGCCAGGAAACATCTGGAGATCTACTGGAAGAACTTCCAGAAGGTCGCGCATGAGCGCGCGCTTCAAAAGGATATTGTCGACAACAGCCTGCACAAGGCCGGCGACAAGCTCCAAGACGAGATCGTGACAGTGTTCAAGCACAAGCAGGAGCAGGACTCCAAGAACGGCAAGCCGTCGGAGACCGTCGAACTCGTCACGGACGCCGTGATTCACCTTCTGATCGCCCGAGACCACGCCAACCGGTTCATCTATTCCGGAATGGAAAGCGAACTCGACTATGCGCTTTCCGAAATCGACCGGGTCAAGAAAGACCTGACCAGCGACGCCATGGCCAAGCTCGACGGCGAGGACAAGCAACTGGTCGACGATGCGCTCAAGCAGATTGAGGTCTATGTAAGCGCTCTCAACGAGTTCCGGACGCTTGAAAAGGATATCCGGCACCTGGAGCATGACGTCATGTTCGCCGAAGCGAAGATCGTCGCCGACGACCTTGCCGCGATCAAGCAGTTCGCGATCGATGCAGAGCACAAGCTGGAAGCCAAGGTGCACGCGCAGACCGCGAGCTCGATCCTGTTCTCCGTCGGCGGAACGGCGATCGGATTTGTCATCGGTCTCGCCGCAGCCATCATGCTGGGACGGATGATCAGCCGGCCGATCAACGGGCTTGCAAGGACAATGGAGGACCTGTCCCACAATCGTCTGGAGACCGAGATCGCTGCCGCCAAAGGCAGGGACGAAATCGCCGAGATGACCCGCGCGGTCATGGTGTTCCGCGACGGTCTTGTCGAACGCCAGACGATGCGCGAGCAGCAGGAAAAGAACCGCGAAACCTCCAACCGCCGTCGCGACGAGCTGGATCAGATGATCGGTATCTTCGGCAACACCATCCGCGGCATCTTCCAGCGCATGTCCCATTCTTCAACGGAAATGTCGGAGACCGCGGAAACGCTGACGCAGACATCGGACAATTCGACCAACCAGGCGACTGTGCTCGACAAGGAAGCCAGCGACACGTCTTCGATGGTGGCAACCGTTTCCTCGGCGGCTGAAGAACTGATTTCCTCCATTCAGGAAATCCGGCGCAATGCGGATCACTCGGCGGAAATCGCGGCCAGGGCCTCGGACCGGGCGGAAGAGACGAAGTCAAACTTCACCGAACTCGTCACCGCGTCGGACCAGATCACGAGCGTCGTCGACCTGATCCGCGAAATCGCCGATCAGACCAACCTGCTCGCGCTGAACGCGACGATCGAGGCGGCGCGCGCCGGTGAAGCCGGCAAGGGCTTCGCGGTCGTGGCCTCTGAAGTCAAGGAACTGGCGGCACAGACCTCCCGGGCGACCGGAGAAATCAGCAACCAGGTCGGCGCAGTCCAGCGCACGGCGCAGAGCGCCGAGCAATCCATCGGCGAGATCTACGGCACCGTTCGCGAGATCAACGATGTCGCGACCAGCATTGCCTCCTCCGTCACCCAGCAGGAAAGCGCAACGTCTGAAATCGCACGCAGCATGGAGACGGTGTCCAGCAGCGCGGCGCGCGTGCGGGACAGCGTTTCGGTGATGCGCCAGAATTCGGAGGATACCGCCAATTCCTCCAAGCTGGTAAAGGACGGCAGCTCTGTCGTTTATGACGAGGCTGTGCTTCTGGGCGACGAAGTGGAAACCTTCCTCGATGCGATCGGCAACCGCGGCGACGACGAGACCTACCGGATCTATGACGTCCACTGGCCCGCGACGCTGACGTTCGGCGACAAGCAGGTTGCGGCAAGCGCGGTGAAGATCTCGTCGGCCAACTGCATGATCAATGTGCGGATCGATGTCATGCCCGGTACACGCGTCACCTTCGAATGCGCCGAGCTTTCCAGCCCGATCGAGGCGCGTGTCGCGGTCAGCGAAGGCGATACCACGACGCTGCAGTTCCCGCTGAATCTCGATCACATCGCCGATCTGAGGATGCAGCTCGAAGAACGTGCGCTGGCTCCCGCAGCCTGA
- a CDS encoding response regulator: MCHILLIDDMQPVRHAIAATLRKAGHDVVEADDGNKGLEIASSRQFDLVITDIMMPASDGTDVVFELKTKSAAPKVIAMSGGGAGIPAENALQLSSTQADAVLKKPFTNDVLIETVSNLTSN, translated from the coding sequence ATGTGCCACATACTACTCATTGACGATATGCAGCCGGTTCGGCATGCCATCGCAGCAACGCTTCGCAAAGCCGGTCATGACGTCGTCGAAGCCGATGACGGCAACAAGGGACTGGAGATTGCGTCGTCGCGCCAGTTCGATCTCGTCATCACGGACATCATGATGCCGGCTTCGGACGGAACCGACGTCGTGTTCGAACTGAAGACGAAATCGGCGGCACCGAAGGTGATCGCCATGTCCGGCGGCGGTGCCGGCATTCCGGCTGAAAATGCCTTGCAGCTTTCCTCGACCCAGGCAGATGCGGTTCTGAAAAAACCCTTCACGAACGATGTCCTGATAGAGACCGTGAGCAACCTCACCTCGAACTGA
- a CDS encoding PAS domain-containing protein, whose protein sequence is MQGRMDQGYAALEKIAGTSPDLLKSLLEGSPDTVSVSDAHQPDLPLTYVNPSFQKTTGYASEEALGRNCRFLQGEETSADDVARIRKAIADREPIDVVLLNYRKTGEPFLNSLRMAPIFDASGALSAYLGIQRDITEERIRAESEVSRNRLEALGTASGALAHQLNNLLHPVTSLISLHLPDISDAGIRTDLEMAHYSATQAAELSNNLLGLSRGRFEEESGVTSLPDALIRAVELVRLMLPPTVTIETGFRNVPKDMNIPISETMFAQVIINIVTNASQATKHSGTIRIELAEIEGSKAQISIADNGPGIPFGLRHKVFDPFYSKSISKNSTGLGLSVALQIINKVDGKIIVAEGLLQPNGDGRGCMFTIDIPTIT, encoded by the coding sequence ATGCAAGGCCGCATGGATCAGGGCTACGCCGCTCTTGAAAAGATTGCGGGGACATCACCCGATCTTCTGAAGTCGCTGCTGGAAGGCTCGCCGGACACCGTCAGTGTTTCGGACGCGCATCAGCCCGACCTACCGCTTACCTATGTCAATCCCTCCTTCCAGAAAACCACCGGATATGCATCCGAGGAGGCGCTTGGGCGAAACTGCCGGTTCCTGCAGGGCGAGGAGACAAGCGCAGACGATGTCGCCCGGATCCGGAAGGCGATCGCCGACCGGGAACCGATTGATGTGGTTCTGCTGAACTACCGCAAAACCGGCGAACCCTTTCTCAACTCCCTGCGCATGGCGCCGATCTTCGATGCAAGCGGGGCCCTGTCCGCCTATCTGGGCATCCAGCGGGATATCACCGAGGAGCGTATCAGGGCCGAAAGCGAGGTTTCCCGAAACCGTCTGGAGGCGCTCGGAACGGCGTCCGGCGCGCTCGCTCATCAGCTCAACAATCTGCTGCATCCCGTCACCAGCCTGATCTCGCTGCACCTGCCCGACATTTCCGACGCCGGTATCCGGACCGATCTGGAGATGGCGCATTACAGCGCAACACAGGCTGCGGAGCTGTCAAACAACCTGCTGGGCCTGTCGAGGGGCCGGTTCGAAGAAGAATCAGGTGTAACAAGCCTCCCCGACGCTCTCATTCGCGCAGTCGAACTCGTGCGCCTCATGCTGCCGCCGACGGTGACCATTGAAACCGGTTTCAGGAACGTTCCAAAGGACATGAATATTCCGATCAGTGAAACCATGTTTGCACAAGTAATCATCAATATCGTCACAAACGCCTCCCAGGCGACAAAGCATTCCGGGACAATACGTATAGAACTCGCAGAAATCGAAGGTTCGAAGGCGCAAATCTCGATTGCTGATAATGGACCAGGCATTCCATTTGGCCTGAGGCATAAAGTATTTGATCCTTTTTACTCAAAGAGCATCAGTAAAAATAGCACTGGCCTTGGACTTTCTGTCGCTTTGCAAATTATTAATAAAGTTGATGGAAAAATAATAGTTGCAGAGGGCCTATTACAACCAAACGGCGATGGCCGAGGTTGTATGTTTACTATAGATATACCGACAATTACGTAG
- a CDS encoding aminotransferase class I/II-fold pyridoxal phosphate-dependent enzyme — MSAHELRPWLPQTVAERIDGISATTRGLTSDLIAGRIDKLVDENRKIHERDCFNLNPATNVMNPKAEALLASGLGSRPSLGYPGDKYEMGLEAIEEIEVIAADLACEIFHAQHAEIRVASGALGNLYAFMATTKPGDIIIAPPASVGGHVTHHEPGCAGLYGLEIHEAPVDADGYTIDLEGLREMAHRLKPKLITIGMSLNLFPHPVSSIRAIADEVGAFVLFDAAHQCGMIAGGVFSDPLADGAHLMTMSTYKSLGGPAGGLIVTNDQDLARKLDAIAFPGLTANFDVAKSAALAVSLLDWRDFGAGYAREMVASAQALARALAEEGIPVFETSKGITASHQFAVEAAAFGGGQTASKKLRKAGFLACGIGLPAAPAEGDMNGLRIGTPELVRWGMTSADMPRLAGLIAEALRANDPDAMASRVSAWRQEFKALHFVRS; from the coding sequence ATGTCAGCACACGAACTCAGGCCATGGCTGCCGCAGACCGTGGCAGAGCGAATCGACGGGATCAGCGCGACGACACGCGGGCTAACCTCGGATCTGATCGCCGGTCGCATCGACAAACTGGTGGACGAAAACCGCAAGATCCACGAGCGGGACTGCTTCAACCTCAATCCGGCGACCAATGTGATGAACCCGAAAGCGGAAGCGCTCCTGGCCAGCGGCCTGGGTTCGCGCCCCTCGCTCGGGTATCCGGGTGACAAGTACGAGATGGGTCTTGAAGCGATCGAAGAGATCGAGGTGATCGCGGCGGATCTCGCCTGCGAGATTTTTCATGCACAGCATGCGGAGATCAGGGTCGCGTCCGGCGCACTCGGCAATCTCTATGCGTTCATGGCGACCACGAAGCCCGGTGACATCATCATCGCGCCGCCCGCATCCGTCGGCGGCCACGTCACGCACCACGAGCCGGGATGCGCAGGTCTGTACGGTCTTGAAATCCATGAAGCTCCCGTAGATGCCGACGGCTATACCATCGATCTGGAAGGCCTGCGCGAGATGGCGCACCGGCTCAAACCGAAACTGATCACCATCGGCATGAGCCTCAATCTCTTCCCGCATCCGGTTTCAAGCATCCGGGCGATCGCCGACGAGGTCGGTGCATTCGTTCTCTTCGACGCGGCGCACCAGTGCGGCATGATCGCGGGCGGTGTCTTTTCCGACCCGCTTGCCGACGGGGCGCATCTGATGACCATGAGCACCTATAAGAGCCTCGGCGGCCCCGCAGGCGGCCTGATTGTCACGAATGATCAGGACCTTGCCCGGAAACTCGACGCGATCGCCTTTCCCGGCCTGACGGCCAATTTCGATGTCGCCAAATCCGCCGCGCTTGCCGTTTCGTTGCTGGACTGGCGGGACTTCGGCGCCGGCTATGCGCGCGAAATGGTGGCGTCTGCCCAGGCGCTTGCACGCGCCCTTGCCGAGGAAGGCATCCCGGTGTTCGAAACCTCGAAGGGAATAACCGCGTCGCATCAGTTCGCGGTGGAAGCGGCGGCCTTCGGCGGAGGGCAGACCGCGTCGAAGAAACTGCGCAAGGCCGGATTTCTTGCCTGCGGCATAGGTCTGCCTGCCGCGCCGGCCGAAGGTGACATGAACGGATTGCGAATCGGCACGCCCGAATTGGTGCGCTGGGGCATGACGTCCGCCGACATGCCACGTCTTGCCGGGCTCATCGCCGAAGCCTTGCGTGCCAACGATCCTGACGCGATGGCGAGTAGAGTGTCCGCCTGGCGGCAGGAGTTCAAAGCGCTGCACTTCGTCCGGTCCTGA
- a CDS encoding LysR family transcriptional regulator has protein sequence MMPVSPPTPRIPSLNALRAFEAAARLGGFAPAAAELGVTPGAVAAQIKSLEEELGAPLFVRNARGVVLTPVGQRALPGFVDVFDRLATAVHELRQDSAPHKVHIAALPALAQLWLAPRLPLLRRTHPDVDVSVTALETPPNLKRVPFDICLFYGDGRRGRHVWTETDELLPVCTPQIAKKLTHPRDLKASVCLTDTAWASDWSVWAASAMPGEDFVPKGPAYSLYAVAVEEALNGAGVLMAHRALVETHLRNGDLVAPFTQSVPLSRKICIWIQPGTGNPDILETVIETLTGKHP, from the coding sequence ATGATGCCGGTCTCTCCACCGACACCCCGCATTCCCTCGCTCAATGCGCTGCGCGCCTTTGAAGCGGCAGCGCGCCTTGGGGGTTTTGCGCCTGCTGCTGCGGAACTCGGTGTGACGCCTGGCGCGGTTGCTGCGCAGATCAAGTCGCTGGAGGAGGAACTCGGTGCGCCGCTTTTTGTGAGGAACGCGCGCGGCGTCGTTCTCACGCCGGTCGGTCAGCGGGCCCTGCCGGGATTTGTCGACGTCTTCGACCGTCTGGCAACAGCGGTGCACGAACTCAGACAGGATTCGGCGCCCCACAAGGTCCACATAGCTGCGCTTCCTGCCCTGGCGCAGCTCTGGCTCGCTCCGCGCCTGCCTCTGTTGCGCCGGACCCACCCTGATGTCGACGTCTCCGTCACGGCTCTCGAAACGCCCCCCAACCTCAAGCGTGTGCCGTTCGATATCTGCCTGTTTTATGGCGACGGCAGGCGCGGACGGCATGTCTGGACTGAAACCGACGAACTGCTTCCGGTCTGTACGCCGCAAATTGCCAAAAAGCTGACCCATCCGCGCGACCTGAAAGCCTCGGTCTGCCTGACCGACACAGCCTGGGCGAGCGACTGGTCTGTCTGGGCGGCCTCGGCAATGCCTGGAGAGGACTTCGTGCCGAAAGGCCCGGCCTATTCGCTCTACGCGGTCGCCGTCGAGGAGGCGCTGAACGGGGCGGGGGTGCTGATGGCACACAGGGCTCTTGTCGAAACCCATCTGCGGAACGGCGACCTTGTGGCACCGTTCACGCAGTCGGTGCCCCTGTCCCGGAAAATCTGCATTTGGATTCAGCCGGGAACCGGAAATCCCGACATTCTCGAAACGGTCATCGAAACCCTGACCGGCAAGCACCCTTGA
- the ccoN gene encoding cytochrome-c oxidase, cbb3-type subunit I: MAQKRTGLVSLEEGGFAIFLVLLAFACIIIAGKTFDQVMAFHAGLGALLAAVSVFLIFKNFFDDGGEPIPAEIDGKPNYNMGPVKFGTIAAMFWGLAGFTVGLVIALQLAWPALNFDLPWTNFGRLRPLHTSAVIFAFGGNVLLATSMYVVQRTCRVRMPGKILPWFVILGYNVFILIAGTGYLLGVTQSKEYAEPEWYADLWLTIVWVMYLLLFLGTLWKRKEPHIYVANWFYLAFIVTIAMLHITNNLTIPVSIYSTKSYIVWSGVQDAMVQWWYGHNAVGFFLTAGFLAIMYYFIPKQADRPVYSYRLSIVHFWALIFIYIWAGPHHLHYTALPQWASTLGATFSIILWMPSWGGMINGLMTLSGAWDKLRTDPVLRMMVVSVAFYGMSTFEGPLMSLRSVNSLSHYTDWTIGHVHSGALGWVGYISFGAIYCLVPWLWNKRGLYSLKLVNWHFWLSTLGIVLYITAMWVSGIMQGLMWRAYDSLGFLEYSFVETVEAMHPFYIIRALGGALFVVGAVIMAYNLWMTVRHGEAEEADTTPVGSLAPAE; this comes from the coding sequence ATGGCACAAAAAAGGACCGGTTTGGTCTCGCTCGAGGAGGGGGGATTCGCCATCTTCCTCGTGCTGCTTGCATTCGCTTGCATAATAATTGCGGGCAAAACCTTTGATCAGGTCATGGCTTTTCACGCTGGCTTGGGCGCATTGCTCGCCGCTGTCAGTGTCTTCCTGATCTTCAAGAACTTCTTCGACGACGGCGGCGAACCGATCCCGGCCGAAATCGACGGAAAACCGAATTACAACATGGGACCGGTGAAGTTCGGAACCATCGCCGCAATGTTCTGGGGCCTGGCCGGGTTCACGGTCGGTCTCGTGATCGCGCTGCAACTGGCCTGGCCGGCACTGAACTTCGACCTTCCCTGGACGAATTTCGGCCGCCTGCGTCCCTTGCACACCTCTGCGGTGATCTTCGCCTTCGGCGGCAACGTGCTGCTGGCGACATCGATGTACGTGGTCCAGCGGACCTGCCGCGTGCGCATGCCGGGCAAGATCCTGCCCTGGTTCGTCATCCTCGGCTACAACGTGTTCATCCTCATCGCGGGAACGGGCTATCTGCTTGGCGTGACCCAGAGCAAGGAATACGCGGAACCCGAGTGGTATGCCGATCTCTGGCTGACCATCGTCTGGGTGATGTATCTGCTCCTGTTCCTGGGCACGCTCTGGAAGCGCAAGGAACCGCACATCTATGTGGCCAACTGGTTCTACCTGGCGTTCATCGTCACCATCGCCATGCTGCACATCACCAACAACCTGACCATCCCGGTCTCGATCTATTCGACCAAGTCCTACATCGTCTGGTCGGGTGTTCAGGACGCGATGGTTCAGTGGTGGTACGGCCACAACGCGGTGGGCTTCTTCCTGACCGCGGGCTTCCTGGCGATCATGTACTACTTCATTCCGAAGCAGGCCGATCGTCCGGTTTACTCCTACCGTCTGTCGATCGTGCACTTCTGGGCGCTGATCTTCATCTACATCTGGGCCGGCCCGCACCATCTGCACTACACGGCATTGCCGCAATGGGCGTCGACGCTCGGTGCGACCTTCTCGATCATCCTGTGGATGCCGTCCTGGGGTGGCATGATCAACGGCCTGATGACGCTGTCCGGTGCCTGGGACAAGCTCAGAACCGATCCGGTCCTGCGCATGATGGTCGTCTCCGTCGCCTTTTACGGCATGTCGACCTTCGAAGGTCCGCTGATGAGCCTACGCTCCGTCAACTCGCTGTCGCACTATACGGACTGGACGATCGGTCACGTGCATTCCGGCGCGCTCGGCTGGGTTGGATACATCTCCTTCGGCGCGATCTACTGCCTGGTACCGTGGCTGTGGAACAAGAGGGGCCTTTATTCGCTGAAACTGGTGAACTGGCACTTCTGGCTCTCGACACTGGGGATCGTTCTCTACATCACCGCAATGTGGGTGTCCGGCATCATGCAGGGCCTGATGTGGCGCGCCTACGACAGCCTCGGCTTCCTGGAGTACTCCTTCGTGGAAACCGTGGAGGCGATGCATCCCTTCTACATCATCCGTGCTCTCGGTGGTGCGCTCTTCGTGGTTGGCGCCGTGATCATGGCCTACAATCTCTGGATGACTGTCCGTCATGGTGAGGCTGAAGAAGCCGACACCACGCCGGTCGGCTCCCTGGCTCCGGCCGAATAA